The region TTAAAAGCGGCAACGGCCGCCTGCCGCACCCGTTCAGCCGCATTATCATTAATTCGCGCGGGAATTATGTACTCGGTCGTTCCTTTAGTGTATTTTGAATGATAGTCGTAGCGGCCGGAGCGAGGCACAATCTCGATAATCGGCAAAACTTCAAGCGGTTTTCCGCCCAGTATGGCAACCGTCAATTCCGTGCCCTTTATAAAATTTTCTACCACGATACAGTCGCTGTAGCGGAAGGCCTCAGCGACAGCGGCTTGAACTTGACTTTCTTCCTCGACAATTACCACACCAATGCTCGACCCCTGGGCGGCAGCTTTTACAACCAAAGGAAGTGAGAATTTTTGCATGATTTCGACAGGCAAGTTCCGTTTAGCATCAGACTTGGTATAAAATTCGGCCCGTGGTGTGGGTATACCGGCCGCCTGAAATAACCGTTTGGAAATGCTTTTATCCATAGCCAGAGCACTGGCCAGCACGCCCGAGCCTGTATAAGGTATGCCTAAAAGATCTAAAGCTCCTTGCAGAGCTCCGTCTTCGCCAAATTTACCATGAATGGCGTTAAAAACAAACGTGACGCCATTTTCCCGCAATTGCTCCAAAAACCGCGGAGGATCCAGGTCAATGCCCACTGCATCGTAACCTTTCTCCCGTAAAGCGCCCAGTATCGCCCTCCCCGTATTTAAAGATACTTCCCGTTCAGTTGAAGGTCCTCCCATCAGCACGCCAATTTTTTCCCTTTCCAAAACACAATCCCCCTAATCGCAGTTTTGCCTAACGATCCGTGCGCCTAAAGCCTGGAGCTTTCGTTCCAATCCGTCATAACCTCGATCGATGTGGTATATGTGTTCGATTTCCGATATTCCTTCCGCCGCCAGTGCAGCGATAACCAGCGCCGCGCCGGCACGCAGGTCGGGGGCAGCAACGATAGCCCCAGTTAGTTTGGGCACGCCTCTGATAATGGCGGTCCGTCCTTCTACCTTTATTTTAGCACCCATGCGTGTCAATTCATCTACATGCTTGAACCGGTTTTCAAAAATTGTCTCAGTAATAATACTCGTTCCTTTGGCAATAGTCAGTAGTGATAAAATAGGCGCCTGCAGGTCAGTAGGAAAACCGGGGTGCGGCAGCGTCTTAATATCGACACCGCGTAAATCCCCTGGCTTAACACGAATATAACGCCTGCCTATTTCTATTTGGACGCCAATTTCTTGCAGTTTATCGGTAACGGAAAACAAAAACTCAGGAAGGATATTATCAACAACTACATCGCCACGAGTCATCGCTCCCGCCACTAAATATGTACCGGCCTCAATCCGGTCCGGAATTACCGTGTGCTCGGTAGCGGTAAGTTTTGGTACACCGTCAATCCTGATTGTATCTGTTCCTGCACCGCTGATTTTAGCACCCATTCTATTTAGGAAATTCTGTAGATCAACAATTTCCGGTTCACGGGCCGCATTGCGAATAACTGTCGTTCCTTTCGCTAGGGCTGCAGCCATCATGGCGTTTTCGGTAGCGCCCACGCTGGGAAAATCAAAGTGAATTTCACCCCCAGCCAGCTCGGCGGCTTCAGCAATAATAAAGCCGAAACTTTCTTTTATGTTTGTTCCAATTTTCTCCAAGGCCTTAATGTGCAGATTGATAGGCCGCGGCCCAATGGTACAACCTCCAGGATAGGATAGACGCACCTTGCGAAACCGCCCGAGCAGCGGCCCCATAAGAAACACGGAAGCTCGCATTTCCCGCATTAGGTGTTCAGGAACTTCCATGTGATTGATAGATGTTGTGTCAATTATAAGTGTGTTTCCTTCTCTGACAATTTTTGCTCCCAATAAAGTCAGGATATCTTGCATTACCTTAATATCACGCAAATTAGGCACGCCATGGACCACGCTTACGCCAGAGCAGAGAAGCGTCGCTGCCATAATCGGCAAGGTGGCGTTTTTAGCCCCGCTAATTGTAACCTGTCCGCATAGTTGTACTTCTCCTTCGACGACAAACTTTTCCACTGTCATCCCTCCCAGAAAAGTACAATCACCCGTCACAGCATTGCAGACAGTACTAAGGTTATAAATTTGCGGCATTTAATTTTTCTACTAGTTCTTCCCCTATTTTGTATATATTTCCTGCGCCCATCGTTATAATTAAATCACCTGGTTCGGCAATTTCTGCAAGATAACGTGCAATATTATTGCGATCGGGAATATACGTCACTAGTCGGTTGGTCTGGCGCTCAACCTCCTCCTTGATGACTTCTCCCGTAATTCCAGGTATGGGTTTTTCCCCTGCGGGATAAATATCTGTAAGAACTAAAATATCGGCCGGCTCGAAGGCGCGCCCAAATTCGCTACGCAAAAATTTAGTGCGTGAATAACGGTGCGGCTGAAACACGCATATCAGACGTTTTGGGTGCATTTCCCTGGCAGCCAAAAGAGTAGTGATAATTTCCGTTGGATGGTGAGCATAATCATCGACTACCCAAATGCCGTTAACACGACCCTTAGTCTGAAACCGGCGTTTCGCCCCAAAAAATGAGGCAAGCCCATCAGCGACCTGTGAAAAAGTAAGCCCTACATGCAGGCCAACGGCAAGGGCCGCCAGCGAATTGGCCACATTATGCCTGCCCGGAACATTCAACCGAATGGTGCCGAGAAGTTCATCATGACGATAAGCGTCATAAATTATGGCAGGTCCCTGCACCCTTATGTCACGCGCCGTAAATTCGGCGTCATGATTAATAGCGTAGGATATGTAGGGTCGATCCAGGGAAGCAGCAATATCCCGTATATAGGAATTGTCAAAGCAAAGTACTGCCAGACCGTCCTTAGGGGGGATCTTATGGAGAAATTCCTTAAACGTAAAGAGGATGTTTTCCATGGTCTCATAAAAATCCATATGGTCGTTTTCAATATTCGTCACCACCGCTAGTCGCGGTGCTAATTTTAAAAACGAACCATCGCTTTCATCTGCTTCGGCCACAAGGTATCTGCCTTTGCCGTACTTGGCATTCCCGCCGAAATACTCAAGTTCACCCCCGATTAATACTGTAGGATCTAGGCCTGCCTTTTCCAGCACAAGAGCGATCATCGACGTCGTGGTTGTTTTACCATGGGCGCCGGCTATGGCAATCCCTTCGCGCTCGGCCATCAATGCAGCTACAATGTCAGCCCGATGAAAAATTTTAAGTTCCTGTTCACGGGCAGCACGGACTTCCGGGTTGCTCTCGGGAATAGCGCTGGAGACCACGATGGCCTCAACATCCCTAATGTTTTCGCTACGATGACCAATAAAAACTTTGGCCCCCATTTGCTCAAGTTTGCGCGTAGTTTCTGACTGGTTAATATCTGAGCCTGATATTTGATAATTCATGGCAAGCAGCACGGTGGCAATAGCGCTCATGCCCGCGCCACCAATACCAACAAAATGAATTTTTTTTAGACCCTCGAGCAAATATGTTCTCCCCTTTCTCGCTCACCCTTCAGCGTATCTCATTGTATGCGCCACCCGGCTAGGGTGTGACTATTCCGGTAATGGGCGAACCAATGACAAAGCCAACTTGGCAATATCATCCGCCGCCTGTGGACGGCCTAACCTTCTGCTGGCCTGTCCCATAGCACGGAGTTTTTCTGGACAAGCAACTAAATCGGCAATAGTATTAACTAACTTTTCCCCCGTCAGTTCACTGTCACGAATAACAATTGCTGCCCCATTTTTTTCGAGAACCCGGGCATTATATTCCTGATGGTTTTCAGCCGCATAGGGATAAGGAATAAGGATGGCGGGAACTCCACGAGCCGTGACTTCGGCAAGACCAATTGCCCCTGCCCTGAATACGACGAGGTCGGCGACTGCCAAAGCAAGTGGCATGTTATAAAGATACGGTTTAATGATAATATTTCCAGATTTGGGAATTTCTATACCAGCCTGTTTAATCTTGCCAACTATGCTATTATAATCGCTTTGTCCTGT is a window of Sporolituus thermophilus DSM 23256 DNA encoding:
- a CDS encoding D-alanine--D-alanine ligase; this encodes MEREKIGVLMGGPSTEREVSLNTGRAILGALREKGYDAVGIDLDPPRFLEQLRENGVTFVFNAIHGKFGEDGALQGALDLLGIPYTGSGVLASALAMDKSISKRLFQAAGIPTPRAEFYTKSDAKRNLPVEIMQKFSLPLVVKAAAQGSSIGVVIVEEESQVQAAVAEAFRYSDCIVVENFIKGTELTVAILGGKPLEVLPIIEIVPRSGRYDYHSKYTKGTTEYIIPARINDNAAERVRQAAVAAFNLLGCRGVARVDIMLDDENNPYVLEVNTVPGMTATSLVPKAAAAAGISFADLCERILLLAKEERISRQP
- the murA gene encoding UDP-N-acetylglucosamine 1-carboxyvinyltransferase, translating into MEKFVVEGEVQLCGQVTISGAKNATLPIMAATLLCSGVSVVHGVPNLRDIKVMQDILTLLGAKIVREGNTLIIDTTSINHMEVPEHLMREMRASVFLMGPLLGRFRKVRLSYPGGCTIGPRPINLHIKALEKIGTNIKESFGFIIAEAAELAGGEIHFDFPSVGATENAMMAAALAKGTTVIRNAAREPEIVDLQNFLNRMGAKISGAGTDTIRIDGVPKLTATEHTVIPDRIEAGTYLVAGAMTRGDVVVDNILPEFLFSVTDKLQEIGVQIEIGRRYIRVKPGDLRGVDIKTLPHPGFPTDLQAPILSLLTIAKGTSIITETIFENRFKHVDELTRMGAKIKVEGRTAIIRGVPKLTGAIVAAPDLRAGAALVIAALAAEGISEIEHIYHIDRGYDGLERKLQALGARIVRQNCD
- the murC gene encoding UDP-N-acetylmuramate--L-alanine ligase, producing MLEGLKKIHFVGIGGAGMSAIATVLLAMNYQISGSDINQSETTRKLEQMGAKVFIGHRSENIRDVEAIVVSSAIPESNPEVRAAREQELKIFHRADIVAALMAEREGIAIAGAHGKTTTTSMIALVLEKAGLDPTVLIGGELEYFGGNAKYGKGRYLVAEADESDGSFLKLAPRLAVVTNIENDHMDFYETMENILFTFKEFLHKIPPKDGLAVLCFDNSYIRDIAASLDRPYISYAINHDAEFTARDIRVQGPAIIYDAYRHDELLGTIRLNVPGRHNVANSLAALAVGLHVGLTFSQVADGLASFFGAKRRFQTKGRVNGIWVVDDYAHHPTEIITTLLAAREMHPKRLICVFQPHRYSRTKFLRSEFGRAFEPADILVLTDIYPAGEKPIPGITGEVIKEEVERQTNRLVTYIPDRNNIARYLAEIAEPGDLIITMGAGNIYKIGEELVEKLNAANL